One Streptomyces sp. NBC_00554 DNA segment encodes these proteins:
- a CDS encoding ABC transporter substrate-binding protein — translation MNRVSRRWFLTATAATTLSVTVAGCGSSGSSTSSPTGNADFWTLQDPTNSVQKAAVDSFNSAGKGKVSMTVIATDGYKDKLRTAMGSSKMPGLFFSWGGGSLDDYVKAGKLVELDGMLGGRFLPSALAAGKVDNKLVGIPCRGTQPVFLFYNKKVFADAGVEPPKTYTELQSLVTVFKGKGITPFALAGNASSSWTELMWVEYLVDRLAGPELFDKIQGGDWSQWEDPTVLKTAQMIKDLVDSGAFGKNFGSVNYGAGGTSTLLNKGKSAMVLMGSWEYAVQQGEAPDFAKNDLGYVAFPSVEGGKGDAANVVGNPTNYISVTTAAPKDTATEFLKTTYSDSYVQGLIEKGEVPVTTNAEKLLAKAPDPAYAKFQYDMVAKAPSFTQSWDQALGLTLGTPLLTEIQKLFNGQSSPEQFVSAVSAIKK, via the coding sequence ATGAACAGAGTGTCCCGACGGTGGTTTCTCACCGCGACGGCGGCGACCACGCTGAGCGTCACCGTGGCGGGCTGCGGCTCGTCCGGCAGTTCCACGTCCTCGCCCACCGGCAATGCGGACTTCTGGACGCTCCAGGACCCGACCAACTCGGTGCAGAAGGCCGCCGTGGACTCGTTCAACTCTGCCGGCAAGGGCAAGGTCAGCATGACCGTGATCGCCACGGACGGGTACAAGGACAAGCTGCGCACTGCGATGGGCTCTTCGAAGATGCCCGGACTGTTCTTCAGCTGGGGCGGCGGCAGCCTTGACGACTACGTCAAGGCGGGCAAGCTCGTGGAGCTCGACGGGATGCTGGGAGGGCGTTTCCTGCCCTCCGCGCTGGCCGCCGGCAAGGTCGACAACAAGCTGGTCGGCATCCCGTGCCGTGGCACACAGCCCGTGTTCCTCTTCTACAACAAGAAGGTCTTCGCCGACGCCGGCGTCGAGCCGCCCAAGACCTACACCGAGCTGCAGAGTCTCGTGACGGTCTTCAAGGGCAAGGGGATCACACCGTTCGCGCTTGCGGGCAACGCAAGTTCGTCGTGGACGGAGCTGATGTGGGTCGAGTACCTCGTCGACCGCCTCGCGGGACCGGAGCTGTTCGACAAGATCCAGGGTGGCGACTGGTCGCAGTGGGAGGACCCGACCGTCCTGAAGACCGCCCAGATGATCAAGGACCTGGTGGACAGCGGTGCCTTCGGCAAGAACTTCGGTTCGGTCAACTACGGCGCCGGCGGTACCTCCACCCTGCTCAACAAGGGCAAGTCCGCGATGGTCCTGATGGGCTCGTGGGAGTACGCCGTCCAGCAGGGCGAGGCCCCCGACTTCGCCAAGAACGACCTGGGGTACGTGGCCTTCCCGAGCGTCGAGGGCGGCAAGGGCGACGCCGCCAACGTCGTCGGCAACCCCACCAACTACATCTCGGTGACCACCGCGGCCCCCAAGGACACCGCGACGGAGTTCCTCAAGACCACCTACAGCGACAGCTATGTCCAGGGGCTCATCGAGAAGGGCGAGGTGCCGGTCACGACCAATGCCGAGAAGCTGCTCGCCAAGGCGCCCGACCCGGCGTACGCGAAGTTCCAGTACGACATGGTGGCGAAGGCCCCGTCCTTCACTCAGTCCTGGGACCAGGCGCTCGGCCTCACCCTCGGCACCCCGCTGCTGACCGAGATCCAGAAGCTGTTCAACGGACAGAGCTCGCCTGAGCAGTTCGTCAGCGCGGTCTCGGCGATCAAGAAGTAG
- a CDS encoding carbohydrate ABC transporter permease, with product MVSATTSRFASKTRARDRAAPPTLERPGVAWAVPGLLFFLVFAIVPMAGVLYLSLTHWDGLSSPQFTGLDNWSRFFGDSQVRQSTLVTGVLLVGNIAVQAPISILLGVWAAGHQRNRAVLSAIFFLPLLLSTAATAIMWRQLLDPNFGLPSKVDWLFGGSNPFGSQAGSIACLVLVTSWQFIPFHSLLYQGAARAIPHTLYQAAAIDGAGRVRQFVHITLPQLRNTIITSTTFMVIGGLTAFDIVLLLTNGGPGTDTSILPFSMYQTAFRTYDYGYASAIASFLLLLATVASVLLTKLSGYDKMTSTMEGL from the coding sequence GTGGTCTCCGCAACGACATCGCGGTTCGCGAGCAAGACGCGGGCACGCGACCGGGCCGCTCCTCCCACACTGGAACGGCCCGGCGTGGCCTGGGCGGTCCCCGGGCTGCTGTTCTTCCTCGTTTTCGCGATCGTGCCGATGGCGGGAGTGCTCTACCTCTCCCTCACTCACTGGGACGGCCTGAGCTCGCCGCAGTTCACCGGCCTGGACAACTGGTCGCGATTCTTCGGCGACAGCCAGGTCCGCCAGTCAACCCTCGTCACGGGCGTCCTGCTGGTCGGGAACATCGCTGTGCAGGCGCCGATCAGCATCCTGCTGGGAGTCTGGGCTGCCGGCCACCAGCGCAACCGCGCCGTCCTGTCGGCGATCTTCTTCCTGCCACTGCTGCTGTCCACAGCGGCCACGGCCATCATGTGGCGCCAGCTGCTCGACCCGAACTTCGGACTGCCGTCGAAGGTCGACTGGTTGTTCGGCGGCAGCAATCCCTTCGGCTCCCAGGCAGGCTCGATCGCCTGTCTGGTCCTGGTCACCAGTTGGCAGTTCATCCCCTTCCACAGCCTGCTCTACCAGGGCGCCGCCCGCGCCATCCCCCACACGCTCTACCAGGCGGCCGCGATCGACGGCGCGGGACGGGTGCGGCAGTTCGTCCACATCACCCTGCCGCAGCTGCGCAACACGATCATCACCTCGACCACCTTCATGGTCATCGGCGGTCTCACGGCCTTCGACATCGTGCTGCTGCTGACCAACGGGGGTCCCGGCACGGACACCTCGATCCTGCCCTTCTCGATGTACCAGACGGCCTTCCGCACGTACGACTACGGATATGCGAGTGCCATCGCGAGCTTCCTGCTGCTGCTCGCCACCGTGGCCTCGGTCCTCCTCACGAAGCTCAGTGGGTACGACAAGATGACGAGCACGATGGAGGGGCTGTGA
- a CDS encoding carbohydrate ABC transporter permease — protein sequence MRTRPNYLAGAAALVWLVIIGVPLYALANTAVQPQTKYTDKGPVSIPSTVTWDNFRTVVDSGFLHYIWNTVVVAVATVAIVLALAVPISYAVVRGRGWISKGVFRLFLLGLAIPSQAVIIPLFLIVNDLGLYDTLWGIILPTAAFALPVSVLVLSGGMRDISNELYEAMALDGASPARTLVTLVIPMSRSAIATASVFAALQAWNGFLFPLIMAQSEDTKLVTLGLYNFVSEYGSNVPALLAAVLMSAVPILVVYLFARRALVAGLMGAGGK from the coding sequence GTGAGGACGCGCCCGAACTACCTCGCCGGCGCGGCCGCCCTCGTCTGGCTGGTGATCATCGGTGTCCCGCTCTACGCGCTGGCGAACACGGCGGTGCAACCGCAGACGAAGTACACCGACAAGGGACCGGTCTCGATCCCCTCCACGGTGACGTGGGACAACTTCCGCACTGTGGTGGACAGCGGGTTCCTGCACTACATATGGAACACCGTCGTCGTCGCCGTGGCCACCGTCGCCATCGTGCTCGCGCTCGCCGTACCGATCAGCTATGCGGTGGTCCGCGGCCGGGGCTGGATCTCCAAGGGAGTGTTCCGCCTGTTCCTGCTGGGCCTGGCCATCCCCTCCCAGGCGGTCATCATCCCGCTCTTCCTCATCGTCAACGACCTCGGCTTGTACGACACCCTGTGGGGGATCATCCTGCCCACGGCGGCTTTCGCGCTCCCCGTGAGCGTGCTGGTCCTCAGCGGCGGTATGCGGGACATCTCCAACGAGCTGTACGAGGCCATGGCTCTGGACGGCGCCAGTCCGGCCCGGACACTGGTGACCCTGGTCATCCCGATGTCGCGCTCCGCCATCGCGACCGCGTCCGTCTTCGCGGCTCTGCAGGCATGGAACGGCTTCCTGTTCCCGCTGATCATGGCCCAGTCCGAGGACACGAAGCTGGTGACCCTCGGCCTGTACAACTTCGTCTCCGAGTACGGCTCCAACGTCCCGGCTCTCCTGGCCGCGGTGCTGATGTCCGCGGTGCCCATCCTCGTCGTCTACCTCTTCGCCCGGCGGGCCCTCGTCGCGGGCCTCATGGGCGCCGGCGGCAAGTAG